The following proteins are co-located in the Candidatus Paracaedibacter acanthamoebae genome:
- a CDS encoding IS5 family transposase — translation MPYKERLRKHGCPGQRKADYRVKNWSDYNQALKNRGSLTLWICQDIGNKWYARKSSSSQKGRPYYYSDCAITIMLALRTMLKQKLRQIQGFVASLFALMGLNLDVPGDTRLSRRGTVALLTCQLDKMNEPGHLVIDSTGIKVYGESEWLESKHGKHYKRKLWRKLHIGINEEGLIVSRMMTDHLADDRSCLQDHLRQADPTKVTELIADSGYDGQETYDQLESANIKPIIPPARGSPSTADEAISPRQETVNYIDKKGKYAWQSKNKYGRRAKVENTMYRYKEIIGGKLNARLWNNQDAELHLGCFILNTFTNLGMPKSAKM, via the coding sequence ATGCCCTATAAAGAACGTCTTCGCAAACATGGTTGCCCTGGCCAACGAAAAGCTGACTATCGCGTTAAAAATTGGTCTGACTATAATCAAGCTTTAAAAAACAGAGGTTCTTTGACTTTATGGATTTGCCAAGATATCGGCAATAAATGGTATGCTCGTAAAAGCTCTTCTTCCCAAAAAGGCAGGCCCTATTATTATTCTGATTGTGCTATTACGATCATGTTAGCTCTCAGAACCATGCTTAAGCAAAAGCTAAGGCAAATTCAAGGCTTCGTTGCCTCGTTATTTGCATTGATGGGCCTTAATCTGGATGTTCCTGGTGATACGAGGTTATCTCGCCGCGGAACCGTTGCTCTTCTTACTTGCCAATTAGACAAAATGAATGAGCCAGGTCATCTTGTTATTGATAGCACGGGCATCAAAGTTTATGGAGAGAGTGAATGGCTAGAGTCTAAGCATGGGAAACACTATAAACGTAAACTCTGGCGCAAGCTTCACATTGGTATTAATGAAGAGGGGTTGATTGTTTCCCGAATGATGACCGATCATCTAGCAGATGATAGATCTTGCTTACAAGATCATTTGCGACAAGCTGATCCGACAAAAGTAACCGAATTAATTGCTGACTCAGGTTATGATGGTCAAGAGACTTATGATCAGCTGGAATCAGCCAATATTAAGCCTATTATTCCTCCAGCTCGTGGGTCCCCATCAACTGCTGATGAGGCAATCTCACCGCGGCAAGAAACGGTTAACTACATTGATAAAAAAGGAAAATACGCCTGGCAATCTAAAAACAAATACGGACGAAGAGCTAAAGTAGAAAATACGATGTATCGCTATAAAGAAATTATCGGCGGTAAACTTAATGCAAGATTATGGAATAACCAAGATGCTGAATTGCATCTTGGATGCTTCATCCTGAATACTTTTACCAACCTTGGTATGCCCAAATCTGCTAAAATGTAA